One window of Mesorhizobium sp. WSM4904 genomic DNA carries:
- a CDS encoding GGDEF domain-containing protein, with translation MLNGSLLLAEAVLYFGAMVTLFRFRRRIGLGVFICALGVMHFLETYLASTFYVALPFGMVSPGSAVMFSGKLVMLLLLYMKEDAATVRQPIYGLLLGNALMIALVLVLRLHAISPLPDGKMPDIGFIDEMGWLMAWGTSLLFVDAILIILLYEKLGAYLRHLPLARILASVACVLTFDQAGFFTALHFVAGAPIEVFFGGWFAKMAAALVYSGMLVAYLEWVEDHEIAVPRGLSDIFDTLTYRERYEALVKHVGRDGLTGLLHRGSFDADGEAAVAACIRTAKPLSLLIVDVDHFKSINDRFGHAEGDKVLKSITAALIETVGSEDQVFRIGGEEFAILCPRPHSLAKLLGESIRNAVKTSGHTSRFNITVSAGVSTVGETTRCLADIFALADQRLYKAKSSGRDRVVGEPGSDANNRRAAPKTA, from the coding sequence GTGCTGAACGGTTCCTTGCTGCTTGCCGAAGCGGTTCTGTACTTCGGCGCCATGGTGACGCTCTTCCGCTTCCGGCGCCGCATCGGGCTCGGCGTGTTCATCTGCGCGCTCGGCGTCATGCATTTCCTCGAAACCTACCTCGCCAGCACCTTCTATGTCGCGCTGCCCTTCGGCATGGTCTCGCCCGGCTCCGCCGTGATGTTCTCCGGCAAGCTGGTGATGCTGCTTCTTCTGTATATGAAGGAGGACGCCGCGACCGTCCGCCAGCCGATCTACGGCCTGCTGCTCGGCAATGCGCTGATGATCGCTCTCGTGCTCGTCCTGCGTTTGCACGCGATCTCGCCGCTTCCGGACGGCAAGATGCCGGATATCGGCTTCATCGACGAGATGGGCTGGCTGATGGCGTGGGGCACCTCGCTGCTCTTCGTCGACGCCATCCTGATCATCCTGCTCTACGAAAAGCTCGGCGCCTATCTGCGCCATTTGCCTCTTGCACGCATCCTGGCTTCGGTCGCCTGCGTGCTGACATTCGACCAGGCCGGCTTCTTCACGGCGCTGCATTTCGTCGCCGGTGCGCCGATCGAGGTCTTCTTCGGCGGCTGGTTCGCCAAGATGGCCGCGGCACTCGTCTACAGCGGCATGCTTGTCGCCTACCTCGAATGGGTGGAAGACCACGAGATTGCCGTGCCGCGCGGCCTCTCCGACATTTTCGACACCCTCACCTATCGCGAACGCTACGAGGCGCTGGTCAAGCATGTCGGCCGCGACGGCCTGACAGGACTGCTGCATCGCGGCAGCTTCGATGCCGACGGCGAGGCGGCTGTCGCGGCGTGCATCCGGACCGCCAAGCCGCTCAGTCTGCTGATCGTCGATGTCGACCATTTCAAATCGATCAACGACCGGTTCGGCCATGCCGAGGGCGACAAGGTGCTGAAATCGATAACCGCCGCGCTGATCGAGACTGTCGGAAGCGAGGACCAGGTGTTCAGGATCGGTGGCGAGGAGTTCGCGATCCTGTGCCCTCGGCCGCATTCGCTGGCAAAGCTGCTCGGCGAAAGCATCAGGAACGCAGTCAAGACCTCAGGCCATACCAGCCGTTTCAACATAACCGTCAGCGCCGGCGTCTCGACGGTCGGCGAGACGACGCGCTGCCTGGCCGACATTTTCGCATTGGCCGACCAGCGCCTCTACAAGGCCAAGTCGAGCGGCCGCGACAGGGTGGTCGGCGAGCCGGGCAGCGACGCCAACAACCGACGGGCAGCTCCGAAGACCGCCTGA
- a CDS encoding ribonuclease translates to MRAWALWGSVVLALVGADAAHADVKMSGTFVADSACPATQAIKSGKNPGDVSTQTGQSYQLLAGNKDEPTHYLIQVPGADPERRWVRIGCGHVTGGGAAAAPASAGQAKPSQPASGKPEYVFALSWQPAFCETKGSKPECKAQSPSEFDASHFTLHGLWPQPNGNFYCQVSAGDKANDNPAHWGDLPPVNLDAGTRAELDQVMPGTASKLERHEWIKHGTCYGKSQQDYFSDALNLMRAVNASPVRDLFTKNIGKQLTSEQIRNAFDKAFGAGAGDRVRVSCLVDPSSGRRLIGELTLGLSGPIGPDSKLADLLMASAPTGKAGCPKGTVDAIGFQ, encoded by the coding sequence ATGCGGGCTTGGGCATTGTGGGGTTCGGTTGTTCTGGCTCTGGTTGGCGCCGACGCGGCGCATGCCGATGTGAAGATGAGCGGCACCTTCGTGGCCGACAGCGCCTGTCCTGCGACGCAAGCCATCAAGAGCGGCAAGAATCCCGGCGACGTGTCCACTCAAACAGGACAGAGCTACCAGCTTTTGGCCGGCAACAAGGACGAACCCACCCACTACCTCATCCAGGTTCCGGGAGCCGATCCGGAACGGCGTTGGGTGAGGATCGGCTGCGGCCATGTCACCGGCGGCGGCGCCGCGGCCGCACCGGCATCCGCCGGCCAGGCCAAGCCGTCGCAGCCCGCCTCCGGCAAGCCTGAATATGTCTTCGCTCTGAGCTGGCAGCCCGCCTTCTGCGAGACCAAGGGCAGCAAGCCCGAATGCAAGGCACAGAGCCCCAGCGAGTTCGATGCTTCCCACTTCACCCTGCATGGGCTGTGGCCGCAGCCGAACGGCAATTTCTATTGCCAGGTGTCGGCCGGCGACAAGGCCAACGACAACCCCGCGCATTGGGGGGACCTGCCGCCCGTCAATCTCGATGCCGGCACGCGCGCCGAGCTCGACCAGGTTATGCCGGGCACGGCTTCCAAGCTCGAACGCCATGAGTGGATCAAGCACGGCACCTGCTACGGCAAGAGCCAGCAGGACTATTTCTCCGACGCGCTCAATCTGATGCGCGCGGTGAATGCCTCGCCGGTGCGCGACCTCTTCACCAAGAACATCGGCAAGCAGTTGACGTCGGAGCAGATCCGCAATGCCTTCGACAAGGCCTTCGGCGCCGGCGCCGGCGACCGGGTGCGCGTTTCCTGCCTGGTCGATCCGTCGAGCGGCCGGCGGCTGATCGGCGAGCTGACGCTCGGCCTCTCCGGCCCGATCGGTCCCGACAGCAAGCTCGCCGACCTGCTCATGGCTTCGGCGCCGACGGGCAAGGCCGGTTGCCCGAAGGGCACGGTCGACGCGATCGGGTTTCAGTAA